Proteins from one Limanda limanda chromosome 4, fLimLim1.1, whole genome shotgun sequence genomic window:
- the LOC133000168 gene encoding mRNA decay activator protein ZFP36L2-like: MNSPEGSWVGIQSYSATSRCVSRPSQTRSHYRKLFVVLVIIGSVCMVIITSGFLYICWQRRLQVTKTTTKDLSKDARDKILNLYKAGMGYKTISKQLRGWISTVAMNNGNKCNLGSGYDSPKENVPIGGIRTSPTSLMNKGNKFRDGAYSASGERGVQQQKAGSQINSTRYKTELCRPFEENGSCKYGEKCQFAHGYHELRSLSRHPKYKTEPCRTFHTIGFCPYGPRCHFIHNADELRPAPAANANIQPGEPLSTRELGGYSQRDRPKLHHSLSFSGFSTHHGLESPLLGSPTSRTPPPPHTGSSCSPSFYDEVLSPNSMSCINSASDIPVMITTSVIFPDQHDISTMISRRRTRPPRRLRTRTLRCLLQIQDIFPPLNTCTSCKDARDKILNLYKAGMGYKTISKQLSEK, translated from the exons ATGAACAGCCCTGAGGGATCATGG GTGGGAATCCAGAGCTACAGTGCCACCAGCCGCTGTGTGTCCCGGCCCAGTCAGACACGCAGCCACTACAGGAAGCTGTTTGTGGTGCTGGTCATCATCGGCTCCGTCTGCATGGTCATCATCACTTCTGGGTTCTTATACATCTGCTGGCAAAGACGACTGCAGGTAACCAAGACGACg ACCAAAGACCTGTCTAAGGACGCCAGGGACAAGATCTTAAACCTGTACAAGGCTGGAATGGGCTACAAGACCATCAGCAAGCAGCTTA GAGGCTGGATAAGCACCGTAGCGATGAACAACGGCAACAAGTGCAACCTGGGCTCCGGCTACGACAGCCCGAAGGAGAACGTGCCGATAGGTGGAATCAGAACCAGCCCCACGAGCCTCATGAACAAGGGGAACAAGTTCCGCGACGGAGCCTACAGCGCGAGCGGGGAGCGGGGCGTGCAGCAGCAGAAGGCCGGCTCGCAGATCAACTCCACCCGCTACAAGACCGAGCTGTGCCGGCCCTTCGAGGAGAACGGCTCCTGCAAGTACGGGGAGAAGTGTCAGTTCGCTCACGGCTACCACGAGCTGAGGAGCCTGTCCCGCCACCCGAAGTACAAGACGGAGCCGTGCCGCACCTTCCACACCATCGGCTTCTGCCCGTACGGGCCCCGGTGTCACTTCATCCACAACGCCGACGAGCTCCGGCCCGCTCCGGCCGCCAACGCCAACATACAGCCGGGGGAGCCCCTGTCGACCCGCGAGCTGGGCGGCTACAGCCAGCGGGACAGACCCAAGCTCCACCACAGCCTCAGCTTCTCCGGCTTCTCCACCCACCACGGGCTCGAGTCCCCCCTGCTAGGCAGCCCCACGTCCCGGACCCCGCCGCCGCCCCACAccggctcctcctgctcccccagCTTCTACGACGAGGTGCTGTCCCCCAACTCTATGTCCTGCATCAACAGTGCCTCCGACATTCCTGTCATGATAACAACTTCTGTTATTTTTCCTGATCAACATGACATTTCAACAATGATCTCGCGGAGGAGAACACGCCCGCCGCGACGTCTCAGAACACGAACTCTCAGGTGCTTGTTGCAGATACAAGACATTTTTCCGCCCCTCAACACATGTACA AGCTGTAAGGACGCCAGGGACAAGATCTTAAACCTGTACAAGGCTGGAATGGGCTACAAGACCATCAGCAAGCAGCTTAGTGAGAAGTAG